One Thermoanaerobacterales bacterium genomic window carries:
- a CDS encoding 5-formyltetrahydrofolate cyclo-ligase, producing MTGTKDELRRDFLERRGAMSSTEVAVASAAIGRRVLALEDFLRAGTVMAYVDVRSEVRTGGLIRAALRRGQRVALPVPDPRTGHMVAALAAAYPAGLVPGPYGIPVPSPGSEAVSPPDLDCVLVPGVAFDEDGFRLGYGGGYYDRFLSGIRGRALAVGLAYAWQVVPRLAREPHDRPVDLVVTEEWVLRRDAGR from the coding sequence ATGACGGGTACGAAGGATGAGCTTCGCCGCGACTTCCTGGAGCGGCGGGGGGCGATGTCCTCCACGGAAGTGGCGGTGGCGAGCGCGGCCATCGGGCGGCGGGTCCTCGCGCTGGAGGACTTCCTGCGGGCGGGGACGGTCATGGCGTATGTAGACGTGCGCAGTGAGGTGCGGACGGGCGGCCTGATCCGCGCTGCCCTGCGGCGCGGCCAGAGGGTGGCCCTGCCCGTTCCGGACCCGCGGACCGGGCATATGGTCGCGGCCCTGGCGGCCGCTTACCCGGCGGGCCTGGTCCCGGGGCCCTACGGCATCCCCGTCCCGTCTCCGGGGTCAGAGGCGGTGTCACCCCCCGACCTGGATTGCGTCCTGGTGCCGGGAGTGGCTTTTGACGAAGACGGCTTCCGCCTCGGGTACGGCGGCGGCTACTACGACCGGTTCCTCTCCGGCATCCGGGGCCGGGCGCTGGCCGTCGGCCTGGCCTACGCCTGGCAGGTGGTGCCCCGTCTGGCGCGGGAGCCGCACGACCGGCCCGTGGACCTGGTGGTCACCGAGGAGTGGGTCTTGCGGCGGGACGCCGGCCGCTGA